The window AACGGCAGCGTCACCAGCCACACCAGCAGCGCGCCGACGAAGAAGACCGGGCAGGTCACCACGATGAAAGCCCAGAACAACACCGAGAAGACCCACAACATGCGGACATCTTTCCGGTACGCCGTACGCGTCGCCACCCCTGATGAGGTCTCGTCGTAGTCTCCGGTGGGTGAACACTGGGAGCCGGGCCCCGGCCGCCTCCGGGGTGCTCGCGGCCGTGCAGATGATCGTGGTCAGCACGGTGGACGGCCTGACCCGCCCCGGCTACGACCCGATGCGCGCCTGGATCAGCCACCTGTCGCTCGGCGAGTCCGGCTGGATCGGCGCGACCAACCTCGCGACCTGCGGATTCTGGTTGCTTCTTGCCGGGTTCGGGCTGTACCACCGGGCCGACCGGTGGGCGGCCGGAATGGTCGCGTGGTGTGGGCTGAGTCTGGTGGCGCTGGCCGTCGTGCGTACCGATGCGGGGCTCGGTTTTCCGCCCGGGATGCCGGTGGAGCACACCGTTCGTGGGCTGGTCCATCAGATGATCTCGGTCACGCTGGCCGTCGCCGGGATCGGGGCGGTCGCCCGGCTCGGCCCGCGGCGACCGGCGCTGCTGCTCGCCGGTGTGGTCGCGGTGCTGTTCGCGGCGGCGACCGGGCTGGTGCTGCTGGACGCGGCCGGGGTGGTGCCCGGCACGCCGAGCGGGCTGCTGGAGCGGGTCGCGTTGTTCGCCGGGTTCGGCTGGATCGGGGTGTTCAGCGGCCGGGCCGCATGGGGTTCGTCCGGCCGCCGTCGCTCCGCAGCGTCGCCCACCGTCGAGGCTGGGCCAGCGCGTGGGCCAGACGCAGCACGGGGAACAGCGCGAGCTGAATGCGGCCGGTGACCCAGGCGCGGGCGTAGGCCCCTCGGCGGCCGAGATGCCGTTGATAGGTGTGCTCGGTCATGCGGGTGTAGGAGCTGTAGTCACGGAACCGGTTCTGGATGCGGCGGGCCGAGGTGCCCGCGCGCATCCCCGGGGCGAACACCGCGGCGAGTCCGGCCCGGTGCAGGTGGATGCCCAGGTCGATGTCCTCGTGCACGCCGCCGTCGGTGCACAGTTCGGCCCGTACCAGATGCCAGGCCGTTGATCTGATCGCCATGTTGGCGCCGAGCAGCCAGTCGAGCCGGCCGCGGCCCCACACCCGGCGGAAGAGGGCGTCACCGCCGTCGACCAGACCGGTCGGGGTCATGTCGTAGTAGGTGACGGGGCCGGTCGCGGCCTGCACGATCGTCGCCGCGAACGTCTCCCGGACCGCCCGTGTCCAGCCGGGATCGAGCCGGGTGTCGGCGTCGATGCGCCCGATGACGTCGCCGGTCGCGGCGTCCAGGCCTCGGTTGCGGGCGTGCTGCACTCCGGCCAGCGGCTCGTGCAGCATGACGACGCGTCCCGCGTATTCGTCGAGGATCCGTGACGTGCCGTCGTCGGAGCCGTTGTCGACGACGATGACCTCATGGACCGGCTCGCGCTGGGCGAGGATCGCGTCGAGGCAGGCCCGCAGGAAGTGTTCCTCGTTGTAGACCGGGACGACGATGGAGATCAGCATGATCCCATCGTCTGACAGGCTGTCGTGATGAGCCGATTGCGAGTAGTGGGTCCCGGCGAGGGGCGCTCGGGTGACCTGGGCGCCATCACCGTGGATTTCAAGATCTGGGGCGACGACAACGGTGGCGAGTTGGCGATCGTCGAGCACGAGTTCCCGCCCGGTGCGCTCGTGCCGCCGCACATCCACAGCCGGGAGGACGAGCATTCGATCGTGACCAGCGGCGTGATCGGGTTCCGGTCGGAGGATCGGGAGGTGGTGCTCGGGGCGGGCGGCTACATCACGAAACCGCGCGGTGAGGCGCACGCCATGTGGAACGCCGGTTCGGAACCGGCCCGGATGATCGAGGTGATCAGCCCGGCCGGGTTCGAGATGTTCTTCAAGGCGGTCGTCGACATGGTCGAGGCGGGCGATCCCGACCCGGAGCGGGGCGCCGCGCTGGCCGCCGAGCACGGTCTCGAATTCGTCGACAGGCCGTGGCTGGCCGACGTGGTCCGCCGGTTCGGGCTGCACGCCTGATCTCGCCGGGACCTCGCACCCGGGGTGCAACCGAACGAGGGGTCAAGCCGTTGCGGAGTCCGCCGATGGGAGGGGAACGGTGGACTCCGGAAGGTGATGATGGTCTCGGCTCGTGGGGCGTCGCGGTGGCTGGCCGGCGTGCTCGCTGTGGTGCTGGCGGGCATGTCCGGCTATGCGGTGTTCGGTAGCTGGCGCCAGGCCGTGATCGTCTCCGAGCTGGCGCAGGACAGCGCCAACACCGACGCCTACCAGGAGACCGCCTACCTGGTCACCTGGGAGATGGCGCTGCTGCAGGCGGCGCTGCAGGAACCCGACGGCGAGGAACGTCAGCGGCTGCTCGGCGTGCACCGGCAGACGCAGGTGGCGATGGAGAACATGGCGACCGTCGACGTCGAGGACCCGGAGCTCACCGCGAGCATCGTGAACACCCATCTCGCGCTTAAGCCGCAGCTCAACGCGTACCTGGCCGAACTCGACCGGCGTGATCTGGAGGCCGCCGGGGCCCGCCTGGAGGAGACGATCGAGCCGGCCACCAGCGCGATCATGGCCAAGGTGCTCGCCGAGCAGAAGCACCATCTCTCCGACCACGCCGTCAAGCAGGCCGACGGGGAGATGGAGTCGCAGCGGCAGCTGTGGGGCAACGGTCTGGCGTTCCTGGTCAGCCTGCTCGTGCTGGTGCTGTTCACCAGGTCGTCGCGGTCGCACCGGCGCCAGGTGGAGAGGATGGCCGCCACCGACACGCTGACCGGGCTGCCCAACCGCACCGCGTTCGCCGCCCGGACCGGGGTCGCGCTGGCCGAGGACGCCAGCCACCGCCGGCGGTCGGGCCGGCCGCGCCCGGGCCGGGCCACCGTGCTGGTGGTGAACCTGGACGGCTTCCGAGACGTCAACGACCAGCTCGGGCACCGGATCGGCGACGTGCTGCTGACCCATGTGGGCAAGCGCTTGCAGGATTCGGTACGCGAGCAGGACTTCGTGGCCCGGCTGGGCGGCGACGAGTTCGCCATCCTGCTGCGCGACGCCGACCCGGCCATCGGGGAGACCATCGCCACCCGCCTGACCGACGCGTTCGATGAGCCGTTCGTCATCGACGACATCACCGTCGACCTGGAGGTCAGTGTCGGCGCCGCCACCGCCGGGCCGGGTGAGGACGTGCCGACCGTGCTGCGGCACGCCGACACCGCCATGACGATCGCGAAGGAGCAGCGTCTGGGTTTCCGCCGGTTCGCCGCCAAGCGCACCGAGGACACCAACGCCCGGCTGAGCCTGCTCGGTGACCTGCGTCGGGCCCTGGACGCCGGTGACGAGATCTTCCTGCACTACCAGCCCAAGATCGCCATCGGGGACGGTGCGCTGGCGGGTGTCGAGGCCCTGGCCCGCTGGACGCATCCGACGAAGGGGGCGATCTCTCCGGGCGAGTTCATTCCGGTCCTGGAGGCCACCACGCTGATCCACCGGTTCACCCACCAGGTGTTGACGCAGGCGCTGTCCCAGGCGCGGGCGTGGCTGTCGATGGGGCACCGGGTGCCGGTGGCGGTCAACATCTCCACCCGTTCGCTGCTCGATCCCGGTTTCCCGGCCCGGGTCGCGGCTCTGCTGCGCCAGACCGGGGTGCCCGGCGACCAGTTGGGTATCGAGGTCACCGAGTACAGCATCATGAGTGACCCGAACACCGCCATCGAGGCGCTGCACCGGCTTCGTACGCTGGGGGTGAAGATCTCCGTCGACGACTACGGAACCGGCTACTCCTCGATGACCTATCTGCGGTTGTTGCCACTGGACGAGTTGAAGATCGACCGCTCGTTCGTGCAGGACATGAGCACCGACCACGGCAACCGGGCTCTGGTCGCCTCCACCGTCGAGCTCGGCCACAACCTGGGTCTGACCGTCGTCGCCGAGGGCATCGAGGACGCTCCGACGCTGGCCGCGCTCAGCGAGATCGGCTGTGACCTGGCGCAGGGTTACCACCTGGCCAAGCCGATGCCCGCCGACGCCGTCACCGAGAGGCTTCTGCGGCCCGCCGTCACCGCCGCCTAGCGTCGGCGGCGGCGAGGGCGGCGCGGATCCGCTCCCGGTCCTCGTCGGGCCACGGGCCTGAGGTGGCCAGCGGGATCTCGGTCATGTAGCGCCGTCGGGTCTCCGGGATCCGTGCGGCGACCAGGTCGGGGTTCGTGGCGGCGGTCGCGTACAGGTTCGGGCCGTCGGCGTAGAACAGGTCCATCACCACGAGTCGGCCGTCGGCGGTGCGCATGACGTTGGCCGGATTGTGGTCCAGCGGGCCGCACCAGGGCAGTTCGCGTCGGGCCTGTTCGTGGATGCGGCGCACGATGTCGGCGAGGTCGGCGGTGTGTGCGGCCCGGTCGGCGACGGCCCGTTGGAAGCCGGCGGTCTCGTCCTCGGGGACGGGTCGGAGCCATTCCATGATCTGCAGGTCGCCGCCACCGGCGAGGCGGCGGTGTTCGAACAGGACGGGAACCTGGCGGGTGTGTGCGGCCTGGACGTAGAGGGCCGCGGAGTAGGGGCCGGTCGGGTCGAACGGGCTGATCCGGGCGGCGGCCGTGCCGTCGGGTGAGCGCAGCGCGACGGCCCAGTCGCCGGCGCCGCATCGGCTCCACCCGTCGCGCAGCAGGTCGCGTTCCACCTCACGGTGGTCGGCCTGTCGGGTCATGGAGGGAGCCTATGCGGTGCCGGCCGGGACCGCCGGGTCAGGAGGTTCGGCGGAAGGTGGCGTCGGCCCGTTCGGTGGTGGTGCTGATCGGGTCGATGCGCAGCACGTAGTTGCTGTGCCGGATGTAGCGGTCCGGGTAGTTGTACGACTGGAACGACGACCAGCCGCTGTCGGCCAGCCCGGCGACCTGCCGGAACGTGGCGTCCTGCCGGAACGTGGCGGTGCCGTTGTTCGCCTCCAGCCGCAGCACGTAGTTGTTGTGGCGCAGGTAGTGGCCCGGGAAGTTGACCGACTCGAACGACACCGCGGTGCTGTCGGCGAGCCCGGCGACGACCCGGAACTGGGAGTCCAGGGCGGGGGTCACGTTGGCGTCGATGCGGGTGGCGTAGTTCGAGTGCCGTACGTACCGGTCCTGGAAGTTGTAGGACTGGATCCGCTGGACCGTGACCGCGCCGGGATTGCCGAGTTCGCCGGACGGTCCGGCCAGGACCGTCGCGTTGGAGACCGGGACGCCCAGGTTGGGGGTGCCGTCGGTGTTCCAGGAGATCCGCTGGGCGCGGCTGGTACGGGTGGTCCCGCATCCTTGCGAGGCGGAGTCGTTGGCGTGGTAGACGATCCAGTCCTCGGTGCCGTCCGGTGATTTGAAGAAACTGTGGTGCGCCGGGCCGTACACCCCGTTGGTGTCGCTGCGCTGGAACAGCGGATTGGCGATCTTGGTCCACGAGGCGCGGGCCAGCGGGTCGGAGCCGGTCAGTTCGAGCGCGCCGATCTTGTAGTCGGGGGTGCCGCAGTAGCTGGCCGAGTAGGTCAGGAACGTGCGGTTGTTGCGCTGCAGCACGAACGGGCCCTCGTTGACCGGGTTGCCGATCTTCTCCCACGCGTAGGTGGGTTCGGAGATGATCGTGCCGAGTGCCGCGGGTGTCCACGGGTTGGTCAGGCGGGTGATGAACAGGCTCTGCAGGCCGCCGTTCTCGAAGCCGCTGTTGTTGTTGAACGCGGAGAACACGAAGTAGTCGAGCCCGCCGACGGTCATCACGCTGCCGTCGATGGACCAGCCGTTGTTCGGCATCAGGACCAGGGCGCCTTTGTACGTGTAGGGCCCCATCGGATCGGTGCCGGAGCTTTCCAGTACGTGCTGGCGCTGTCCACCGCAGCACGCGGACGGGCCGGCCGAGTAGTACAGGTACCAGCGCCGGCCGTTCGGCCCGTTGAGCAGGTGCAGGCTCGGCGCCCACATGTTCGACACGGCGTTGGGCTGCGACATGGTGAACACGGTGGTCTCGGCCGCGGTCTTCAGGCCGGCCAGCGTGGACGACTTACGGATGAGGATCTCGCCGGTCCAGGTGGTGGCGGCGTAGTAGTAGCTGCCGTTGTAGTAGCCCATCCAGGGGTCGGCGCTGTTGGGTGTGCCGACGACGGGGTTCTGGAAGCCGGCGCCGGGCGCGGCGACGCCGGGGGTCGGGGCGGCGGTGACCAGCCCGACCACCGTCAACAGGGCGAGGAACATTCCACGTAGGCGCACACAGCCCCCTTCGTTAACGCTCACAAGAATGACCGGCATGTTACGAGACATAGACAGACTTAACAAGACACATGAATCGCCGCGACACGCAGATTTCGGAGAGGTTTCTTGACGTACATCCGATCGACGTGCATGTTAACGATCACACGTCGTACCGTCCCCCGCCTGCAAGGAAGTCATCGATGGGTTTCCCCGCTCGCATACGCCGCACGGCCACGGTCGTGCTGGCCCTGATGGTCGTGCTGCTGGCCGGACTCGCCGCCCCGGCGTCCGCCCAGTTCATCTCGATCACGAACCCGGTCATCAAACAGCGCGCCGACACCGCGATCTTCAAACACACCGACGGCTACTACTACATGACCGCCTCGGTACCCGACTACAAGCGGGTCGAACTGCGCCGGGCCACCACACTGCAGGGCCTGGGCAGCGCCGCCACCTCGAACGCGTTCGTCGCCCCGTCCAGCGGCGCCCTCAGCGGCTGGATCTGGGCGCCGGACATCCAGTACATCGACGGCGCCTGGTACATGTACTTCTCCGCGTCGCCCAACACCGCACAGTTCGACCAGCGGCTCTACTGGATCCGTAACACCAGCGCCAACCCGATGACCGGCACCTGGAGCGCGCCGCAGCGGTTCAACACCGGCTGGGAGTCGTTCCAGCTGGACGCCGCGGTCTTCGTCAACAAGGGCGTGCGCTACTTCGCCTGGGCCCAGGACAGCCCGGACACCAACTTCAACAGCCACATGTACATCGCCAGGATGAGCGGCCCGACCGCGATCACCGGCTCGGCCGTGGAGATCGCCCGGCCGACCGTCGCCTGGGAGAAGGAGGGCGTGGCGGGCGTCGTCGAGGGCCCGTCCCCGCTGGTCAAGAACGGCCGCGTCTACATCGCCTACTCCGCGTCGGCCACCGACTCCCGCTACAAGCTCGGCCTGCTGTCCTCGTGGGACACCGCCGACCTGCTCAACCCGGCGTCCTGGTACAAGCACCCGAACCCGGTGTTCCAGACCGCCAACGGCGTCTACGGGCCCGGGCACGGCAGCTTCACCGTGGCCGAGGACGGCGTCACCGACATGCTGGTCTACCACGCCCGCGACTACGCCACCCCGACCCCGGACGCGCTGACCGACCCGAACCGGCACACTCGCATGCAGCAGCTGCTGTGGCGGGAGAACGGCGACCCGTTCTTCGGCCAGCCGATCCCCAGCACCGTCGTCAACCCCGGCATCCGCGGCCAGCACAGCAACCGCTGCGTCGACAACTGGAACCGCGACACCACGCTGAACGCCCTGGTCCGGCTCTACGACTGCAACGGCGGCACCGCCCAGCAGTTCGAGCTGAACTACAAGAACGGCACCTACTACGAGATCCGCAACCGCAACACCGGCACCTGCCTGTCGAACATCAACAACAGCACCGCGTCGAACGCCGACATCGGCCTCTACACCTGCAACGGCTCCACCGCCCAGCAGTGGATCGTGCAGGACCGGGGCAGCGGCTGGTTCTCCCTGCGCAACGTCGCCGGCAACACCTGCCTGGACAACTACAACTGGGACACCGCGAACGGCGCACGCCTCTCCCTCTACCCCTGCAACGGCCTGGCCGCCCAGTTCTGGCGCCTCGGCTGACCCTCGGCGGCCCCGGAAGCGCGTACCGCTTCCGGGGCCGTCCCGGTCCAGATCCGGTCACACCGTGCGCACGCGGGGGCCCTGGGCCGGGCGCCGCCGCATATGCCGCAGCCGGGAACGCAGCCGCTCCTGGAGCAGGTCGACGGCCTCGGTCATGGTCTCGCCGACGGCGTGCACGTGAACGCCGGCGCCGTTCACGTCGACCTGCACGTCCACCCGGTCGCCGGGTGCCGCGGAGTCGAGGGTCAGTCGGATCCGCAGCACGGGCGCTGGTGCGTGGTGCAACGCCGCCAGGACCTTCTGCCGGGCGTAGCCCGCGACCTCGCGCGAGACGGTGCCGTGGATGTGAACCTGCGGATCCAGAACCAGATCGGTGACGGTCATGGTCGCCTCCATGAGGACTTCCGCCCGTTGGGGTTCGACGGGCTGATCTTCACGATGCTCCGCTCGCAGGCCCGTCACCAGGGCCGTTGGACCCGGCCCACTCGTCGATCGCCTGACGGACCCGGGCCGGGCGCTGCGGGTCCCACACGGCGTCCGGATCCGGTTCGAGGAAGGTCGTCGCGACCCCGGCGACGCTCAGCGCCGACAGCGACCACCGCTGTTCACCGAGCGCGCCGAACGGGCTGGCGACCGTCTCCCGGGCGGCGATGTCGGGCGCCGCGAGCTCCGTGACCACCAGGCCGTGGGCGGTGACGCTGAGAACCGACGCGAGGGTGTCGAATCCCGCGTTGAGCTCGGGCCGCAGCCGGTACCCGAGCAGGCCGGCCAGCATCTGCCATGCGTCGGCGATCCGGGCGATCCGGGTCCGTTCCGCCTCGGCGAGTGCGGCTTGCACCTGCTCGCGTAGCTCACCGGCGGGCAGCCCGGAGACGGTCGCGCAGAGGGCGTGGTAGGTCCGCCAGGCGGGTGAGGCGAGGATGGCCCGCAGGTCGAACAGCGCCAGCCGGCGGATCAGCTCGATCATCACGTCGTGCCGCCCCCGCGGGGTGGTCAGGCCTTGCTCGTGCTCGGTCAGGATCTCCTTGATCAAGCCGATCTCGTCGCGGACGATCGGCGGCCCGGCGGTCCGGGCCAGTTCCTTGACCAGGTCGCCGAAGAACTGATCCTTGTACGGCCAGTGCCGGTACGCGGTGCTGCGGGAGACGTCGGCGGCGCGGATCACCGCCTCGAAGCTGAGGTGCTCGAGGCTGACGGTGAGCCCGTCGCGGTTGATCATCTCGACGGCGGCGGCAAGCATGCGATCCCGGGTCTCGGCGTCGCTGAGGCGCCGGGTCCGGCGCGAGAGCGCGTTTCTCTGCTCCATCGACAGCAGCGTACTTCAGATCCTGTGACTTTTGGACTTGAGACTTCATGTCTCAAGTTTCACTATCGAGCATGGAGGCCGTCGACAACCCGAAGGGACCGACCCATGCTGCTGTCCGAGGACCGTCTACGCGCCATGTACTCCGGTGGCCGCGGCAACACCACCGCCCGCCGCTTCGCCCGTTTCTGGGCCGCCGTCTTCGGCGCGGGCCTGGTCCCCCGACGCTGGATCACCCTGGAGGTGCCCGGCCGCCGCACCGGCCGCCCCACCCGCTTCCCCCTCGGCATGACCGACTGGCAGGGACACTCGTATCTGGTGCCGATGCTCGGCGAGGACTGCAACTGGGTCCGCAACGTCCGCGCTGCCGACGGCCGGGCCGTCATCCGCCACCGCGGTGCCCGCTCCTGCCGGTTGGTCGAGATCCCCGCCGCCGAACGCGCCCCGATCCTGCGGAGCTTCCTGCAGCAGATCCCCGGCGCCCGCCCGCACCTGCCGGTCTCCCGCGACGCACCGATCGAGGCGTTCTCCGCGATCAGCGACCGCTACCCGGCCTTTCGGGTCGACTTCGACGAACCTCGGCGCCGGCGGCGGTGGCCGTGGATCGCCGCGATCCTCGTCGTCGCCGTGCTCGGCGCGGCGATGGCCGCGGTCGCCCTCCAGCCCTCCCCCGCCGCGCTCACCCTGCCCGCCGCCGGGCCGCCCGCATCCGGGCCGCTCGCCGCCCACTGGTGGATCGCCCCCGGTTCGGTGGCCGGTTTCCGGATCGAGCAGACCTTCCTCGGCGCGACCAGCGAGGTCACCGGACGGACCGGGGGCGTGACCGGCACCATGACCGTCACCGGCGACCGGATCGAATCCGTCGAGGTCACCATCGACCTGCTCGCCCTGACCAGCAACGGCAAGGAACCCGCCGCCCAGTTCGGCATCGGCTTGGAGACCGCACGCTTCCCCCGGGCCACCGTCCGCCTGAGCAGGCCGATTCCGCTGCAGACCACCCTGGACAGCGCGACCGACCTCACCGCCACCGGCGAACTCACCCTGCACGGCGTCACCCGCACGGTGACGGCGACGGTGACCGCCCGACGCGACACCGCGGGCATCGCCGTCACCGGAGCCGTCCCGGTCCGATTCGCCGACTGGCAGATCAAACCCCCGACGGGGTACGGGGCGCTCGGCTCCCTGGCCGATCACGGCACCGCCGAGTTCCTCCTGATCCTGCACGACGACCAGAGGTGACCGATACGACGAGCCGCCCGGATGGCGCGAATCCCGCCAGGTGACAGGGTTGCCGGGTGCCACCTTCGGGACGGACCGTGGGAGCAGGGGACAGTCCGGGATGGAGGCCACCATGTCCCTCTCGCCACGAAGCCGTCGCCGCGTCCTACCGGCCGTGCTCGCCCTCGCGGTCCTGGCGCTGCCGGCCGGGTGTGGCGCCGCCACCGACGCCGGCCCCCGCAGCACGTCGACACCACCGACCAGCCCGGTCCATTCGATCCCACCGGCGGTGGCCACGGCCCCCACCACCCGGCCGCCGGTGGCGACCGCGAGCTGGACCACCGATCCGGTGACCGTACGGCGCAGCCCGGCCGTGCCGCCGGTGCCGGTGCTGACCGGGATCAGGTATGTCGCACATCCGGCCGAGGGGTACGACCGGATCGTCTTCGACATCAGCGGCCCGGCACCCGGCTACGCGGCGCGGTATGTCGACGAGGTCCGCGCCGATCCGTCGGACCAGGTCGTCACGGTGCCCGGCCGGGCGCATCTGCTGCTGGTGTTCACCCCGGCGCAGGCCCACCGGGACGACGGCACGGTCACGGTCACCGGCACCCGTCGGCTCGATCTGCCGATGCTGCGCTCGTATGCGGTGGTCGGCGACTTCGAGGGGCACGTGTCGATAGCCCTGGGCCTGGACGACGTGGTCGGCTACCGGATCGGTGAGGCGTCCGGCCGCATCTATGTGGACGTGGCGGCCTGACCCGCTACCAGCGGAAGGTCGAGCCCGCGACGAAGTCGGCGCTGTTCTCCTGCTGGTCGAGGCGCAACCGGCCGTCGACGACGCGGATGAAACGTGTCGGGTAGTTCGAGGACGTGAAGCGGACGGTGCCCGGGTCGGCGCCGGCCTGCGGGCAGAACGTGGCGTCCTGCCGGAACAACTGCCGGTCCTCGGGCTCGCTGAGCATCAGGCGGAACGAGGCGTGCCGTACGTAGCGGCCGTCGGCGGCGCGCAGCGAGACGCAGGCACTCTCGGCGATTCCGGGGACGGCGGTGAACGCCGTTCCGCGGGCGGCGGTGGTGACCAGATACTCGCCGTCGATGGTGACGCTGACGTCCGGTCGCCCGGCCGAACGCAGGACGACGGTGGGACCGGCCGCCGACGGCGACGCTGTGGCGTAGGTCTGCTCGGCGGTCGGCGGCGTGTCGGCCGGCGGCGTGTCGGACAGCGCGATGTAGGCACCGCCCGAGACGGTGATGCCGGCCACGACCGCGGCTGCCGCTTTGACCCCGAGGGAATGGGCGAACCAGCCGCCGGCCGCCTTGCCCGCACCGACCGCCTTGCCCGCACCGGCCACCACGCCGGGATCGGACGGGAACGGGCCGACCGGCAGCACCGCCGTCGAACCGCCGAGGACCAGGCGCTCCATCGGGATCAGATCGGTCTTCGCCGCCACGCAGCGGCTGCAGTCGCGGACGTGCCTGGCGAAACGCTTCCGCCAGCGCGGGTCGGGCACCCCGGTCCAGTCTTTGGTGAGGGCTTCCAGGCCGGGGCACATCGGCTCGGCTTCCAGGGCGGCCACCAGATGTCGGCTCAGGTCGAGCTGGTGGCGCATCCGCTGGAGCCGGACCCGGGTGTGTGCGGCGCCGACACCGACCGCGGCGACCACGTCGGCGCGGGTCAGGTCACCGAGCAGTTCCTGCCACCAGAGGGCGGCCAGTTCCTGGTCGTCGTGGTCGAGCCAGCGGGCGGCGTGGGCCACCTGCCGTCGTTGGGCGGACAGCCCCAGGCGGAGCAGAGCCACGTCGGCGAACTCGGCGTCCGGGTCGGGAAGGTCGGTGGCGTCGTCCAGCGCGGCGGTCCGGTCCCGGTCGCGCTGCCAGGCACGCAGGCGGCTGCTGGTCTGCCGCATCGCGATGGCCACGAGCCAGGACCGGAAGCTGGCGGGCGCGCGCAGGGCCGGCAACTCCCGGTGCGCCCGCAGCACCGTCTCCTGGACCACGTCGTCGACGTCGGCGTGACCGTCCAGGGCGCGGCCCACGATGCGGTAGAGCATCGGCAGGTGGGCGGCGATCAACTCCTGCTCGGCGTGCCGGTCACCATCGCGGGCCGCGACCACCAGATCGCTGAACTCGGTACGGCTTTCTGTTACGGAGACGTCCCGGCCGGCGTCTCCCAGATGGGCGTGGCCGTCGGCCCCGCCACCACCTGCCTTCACCCCGCGCTCCCCCACCGCTACGCCGGCGGACCCCCGGCCAGCCTCATGTTAATGGCACGAAACGCGAACATGATAGGCGGATCACATTTCTTTTTTCGGTGTCCGGCAGCACCGCGCGACCGGCGAACGCTCGCTTCCCTTTCCCGGAAATGAGCCTCGGGTAATCGGAGATCTCCCCGCACCATTTCAGAATCGGTCCGTGCCGCCACCTGCAGCCTTCGCGCCCCCGACCGTGGCCATGGCAATCGTCGCGGGCATTGCGCCCCGTCACGCCGGCCGGCATTCCGTCGCGCGACCACCGCCTCGGGATCCGGCACGAACTCGCCATTTCCACACGCTGACAGGAAAGACACCGGAAGGCCTTCATCCGGAGATGGTTCTCGAATGACGAACCACACTCAGACGTGACGGTGGGCGCGAGACCGCTGGGGTGTGAGACCTCGCCCCGGGGTGCCGCGCCCAGGGGGTGGACGGCTCAGCGCCGACACCGAGGCGGCCGCGCCGAACCTTGCTCGAATAAATGGGTCGCGGGGGTTCGGAAGATCCTTCTAGGATCGGCGGCGCGGTGGGCGGCTCCCAACGGTGCTTCCTTCTCTCCCAACCACTCGGATGTTTAGCGTCGTCTCTTCCCGCCCACCGCTCTCATGGGGGGATCACTTTTGGACCGACTGGCCACCGTTGTGCTGCGACGCACCGGACGGGTCACCGTCATCGGCAACGGGCCGGCGCCCGCCGACGGCAACGAGTGGACGGCCGCGCTCGAAGCCGATCTCGCCGGACGTGGCTGGCTGATGCACGACGAGCTGCGCCGGGCTGCCGGGCGACTGCCGGTGGCGGTGCGGGTGCGGTGGGCCGACTGGCTGCTGGCGGTGCTCGACGAGGACACCGGAGCGGATCGGCCGCTGGTTCCGCTGTATCGATCGTTTCCGGACACTCCCCGGGATCCGGGGGCCGTGTTCGTGCGGCGGTTGCTGACTCACCTGTTCGCGGTGCCGGGTGCGCCGTGTGTGTTGTGCGAGCGCGATCAGGTGGGTGCGCCGTTGGATCCGTGCGGACATCCGGTCTGTCCGGCCTGTTTCCCGCCGGAGCAGGTGAGCGGTTGTCCGGTCTGC of the Actinoplanes sichuanensis genome contains:
- a CDS encoding sigma-70 family RNA polymerase sigma factor, whose protein sequence is MVAARDGDRHAEQELIAAHLPMLYRIVGRALDGHADVDDVVQETVLRAHRELPALRAPASFRSWLVAIAMRQTSSRLRAWQRDRDRTAALDDATDLPDPDAEFADVALLRLGLSAQRRQVAHAARWLDHDDQELAALWWQELLGDLTRADVVAAVGVGAAHTRVRLQRMRHQLDLSRHLVAALEAEPMCPGLEALTKDWTGVPDPRWRKRFARHVRDCSRCVAAKTDLIPMERLVLGGSTAVLPVGPFPSDPGVVAGAGKAVGAGKAAGGWFAHSLGVKAAAAVVAGITVSGGAYIALSDTPPADTPPTAEQTYATASPSAAGPTVVLRSAGRPDVSVTIDGEYLVTTAARGTAFTAVPGIAESACVSLRAADGRYVRHASFRLMLSEPEDRQLFRQDATFCPQAGADPGTVRFTSSNYPTRFIRVVDGRLRLDQQENSADFVAGSTFRW
- a CDS encoding TetR/AcrR family transcriptional regulator, giving the protein MEQRNALSRRTRRLSDAETRDRMLAAAVEMINRDGLTVSLEHLSFEAVIRAADVSRSTAYRHWPYKDQFFGDLVKELARTAGPPIVRDEIGLIKEILTEHEQGLTTPRGRHDVMIELIRRLALFDLRAILASPAWRTYHALCATVSGLPAGELREQVQAALAEAERTRIARIADAWQMLAGLLGYRLRPELNAGFDTLASVLSVTAHGLVVTELAAPDIAARETVASPFGALGEQRWSLSALSVAGVATTFLEPDPDAVWDPQRPARVRQAIDEWAGSNGPGDGPASGAS
- a CDS encoding AMIN-like domain-containing (lipo)protein — protein: MSLSPRSRRRVLPAVLALAVLALPAGCGAATDAGPRSTSTPPTSPVHSIPPAVATAPTTRPPVATASWTTDPVTVRRSPAVPPVPVLTGIRYVAHPAEGYDRIVFDISGPAPGYAARYVDEVRADPSDQVVTVPGRAHLLLVFTPAQAHRDDGTVTVTGTRRLDLPMLRSYAVVGDFEGHVSIALGLDDVVGYRIGEASGRIYVDVAA
- a CDS encoding HPF/RaiA family ribosome-associated protein; its protein translation is MTVTDLVLDPQVHIHGTVSREVAGYARQKVLAALHHAPAPVLRIRLTLDSAAPGDRVDVQVDVNGAGVHVHAVGETMTEAVDLLQERLRSRLRHMRRRPAQGPRVRTV
- a CDS encoding YceI family protein, encoding MLLSEDRLRAMYSGGRGNTTARRFARFWAAVFGAGLVPRRWITLEVPGRRTGRPTRFPLGMTDWQGHSYLVPMLGEDCNWVRNVRAADGRAVIRHRGARSCRLVEIPAAERAPILRSFLQQIPGARPHLPVSRDAPIEAFSAISDRYPAFRVDFDEPRRRRRWPWIAAILVVAVLGAAMAAVALQPSPAALTLPAAGPPASGPLAAHWWIAPGSVAGFRIEQTFLGATSEVTGRTGGVTGTMTVTGDRIESVEVTIDLLALTSNGKEPAAQFGIGLETARFPRATVRLSRPIPLQTTLDSATDLTATGELTLHGVTRTVTATVTARRDTAGIAVTGAVPVRFADWQIKPPTGYGALGSLADHGTAEFLLILHDDQR